The Clarias gariepinus isolate MV-2021 ecotype Netherlands chromosome 7, CGAR_prim_01v2, whole genome shotgun sequence genome includes a window with the following:
- the pgpep1l gene encoding pyroglutamyl-peptidase 1 produces the protein MCQKGQPVPSCADQVVRYGFGPFRKYLVNPSWEAVKGLKRMGLGDNFEIHIVEIPVCYSKAQQTIAEIWQNLKPKVAIHVGIASGAKCIILEQTGKNSGYKDRDACGVCPVDNCCIREGEERLDSIIDMRLIAKCLKGLGLDVIYSRDAGRYLCDFVHYLSLHYGQRRAALIHVPACGSLASPEQLVPQLQTIIQVMLCQLDPQRI, from the exons ATGTGCCAGAAAGGgcaacctgtgccaagttgtgcgGATCAGGTGGTCCGTTATG ggtTTGGTCCATTTCGAAAATACCTGGTCAATCCAAGTTGGGAAGCAGTTAAG GGTTTAAAGAGAATGGGCCTTGGAGACAACTTTGAGATTCACATTGTAGAGATTCCTGTGTGTTACTCAAAAGCACAACAAACCATTGCTGAAATATGGCAAAATCTGAAACCAAAG GTTGCTATCCATGTGGGCATAGCCTCAGGAGCCAAATGCATTATTCTGGAACAGACAGGCAAGAACAGTGGCTATAAGGACAGAGATGCGTGTGGCGTCTGCCCAGTTGATAACTGCTGTATTCGAGAAGGGGAAGAACGACTGGACTCCATCATAGACATGAGGTTAATTGCCAAGTGCTTAAAAGGACTTGGACTGGATGTGATCTACTCTAGGGATGCTGGGAG GTATTTGTGTGATTTTGTACACTACCTCTCCCTCCATTATGGGCAGAGGAGAGCAGCACTCATTCATGTGCCTGCCTGTGGCAGTCTGGCAAGCCCAGAACAACTGGTGCCTCAGCTTCAGACCATTATTCAGGTCATGTTATGCCAGCTTGACCCACAAAGGATTTGA
- the synm gene encoding synemin: MFQFKRSFEGEKLQLQELNQRLGHYLSRAKQLEQENALLIAEINTIRRNRCEEWESTRLAELREMRRLVEQLSFEKCRAEMEREQLRRELQLIQAMRSDESSLSKGLDGELQGCEKQLQRALQTNSALEERLLQLQDECALLHDAHRTEVAHVRSCVHTRVLPVVTRTYHGPPAFTSEEVQDYALSLSESWKETFEMYRQQVEEMEEAIKADQSKLEDIRREKVEYAKELNKLRAEMEKHSQIQLELEEHLMHMQEKFRQDVTQYQIIVEELKQEHMFLANAVSEKLKDHHELLQVKMGLGMEVAAYRALLEGEGTHAQKRTDQYSRERIIDIKLPARPYTPRASTMTASRPEVRRNLIHDVWNIKPVSSTRTSTVSRQVDFNKSSRILPIAVSNHAQQSPAARRDMLAFTKAKQASGCATSAAKPEVSTSKTSKDVMEEQRVIIKGVSKSPQSDLFQAEIQNKVFPTASSTVEIKSVKVVTPPMMSLNRKAETQQKSEDKKDKIKDERTEAEYVNVTVQSDSTHFIQHNESAKRKENEKDLNDSGNVGPKIFAGEEKVLDSVSMEEIIENVIKPAGFDTKLSSSGDSKITYHVEKTEQEDGSTKTQIVLQSKMEEDLDLTDSSALEELLNKGVHKVSLEDIEGTPTGSMIQNLLHLGLEGESLENKSIKVEIMGAPLESHSDEGKAEIKETVEVKSKPYFQPSSMFFHIEEPDNEPQPAKQNENTEEFGKTSKYVKSGFVQVQEVPRDESFPYYSQGQETQEYFVSTPEDNMSESEEGGGFMSYGHYGVVEDLSDERYFQEENLPIKRRYSDEGEYNIESPEYVKRDTPEISECFFEEEVHVSPSMQESVLEILQEESLDPREQLKEALEQIGGTVSGALKEELVSFTKAGQGSENLSVNIQKVQQSPDDRTMTFVAEVNISQSLEDSGLLQNEGDDLLQEQVMAALRSPSSDFHQAHCAGVDDEYTIRLTTEELQKGEMPWMTSLQETEGLRSDHEISKTEKIIRLGPNERSFTFQMDINNSASAPGIEGISSQDQKDNGANVQEFLQTDPSLKVYQEKKIATVYLERPQED; this comes from the exons ATGTTTCAGTTCAAGAGGTCTTTCGAAGGCGAGAAACTTCAGCTGCAGGAACTGAACCAGAGGCTCGGGCACTACCTGTCCAGAGCTAAGCAACTGGAGCAAGAAAACGCTCTCCTGATAGCGGAAATCAACACGATCAGGCGTAACAGGTGTGAGGAATGGGAAAGCACACGCCTGGCCGAGCTGAGAGAGATGAGAAGGCTGGTGGAACAACTCTCTTTTGAAAAGTGCAGAGCGGAGATGGAGAGGGAGCAGCTGCGCAGAGAACTTCAGCTGATCCAGGCCATGCGCTCCGACGAGTCGTCGCTCAGCAAAGGTCTGGATGGCGAGCTGCAAGGTTGTGAGAAGCAGCTCCAGCGTGCTCTTCAGACCAACAGCGCGTTGGAGGAGCGCCTGCTCCAGCTGCAGGATGAATGTGCGCTTTTACATGATGCTCACAGGACCGAGGTCGCGCACGTCAGGAGCTGCGTGCACACCCGGGTCTTACCTGTAGTCACTCGGACGTATCACGGGCCACCAGCGTTCACTTCGGAGGAAGTCCAGGACTATGCGCTTAGTCTGTCTGAAAGCTGGAAGGAGACATTTGAGATGTATCGACAGCAGGTTGAGGAGATGGAAGAAGCGATAAAAGCAGATCAGTCGAAGCTTGAAGATATTAGAAGGGAAAAGGTCGAGTACGCAAAAGAGCTGAACAAGCTGCGAGCAGAAATGGAGAAACACTCTCAAATACAGCTGGAGCTCGAGGAGCATCTTATGCACATGCAGGAAAAGTTTAGACAAGACGTCACTCAGTATCAG ATAATTGTTGAAGAACTTAAACAAGAGCATATGTTTCTGGCCAATGCTGTATCAGAAAAGCTGAAAGATCATCATGAACTCCTACAGGTCAAAATGGGACTTGGCATGGAAGTGGCAGCATACAG GGCCCTGCTAGAAGGTGAAGGTACACATGCTCAGAAGAGGACTGACCAATATTCAAGAGAGAGAATAATAG ATATCAAATTGCCAGCCCGTCCTTATACTCCAAGAGCCTCTACCATGACAGCAAGTCGACCAGAAGTGAGAAGGAATTTAATCCATGATGTCTGGAATATAAAACCTGTTTCAAGCACAAGAACCTCTACAGTTTCCAGACAGGTTGATTTCAACAAATCTTCCAGGATTTTGCCTATCGCTGTTTCAAACCATGCTCAGCAGAGTCCTGCTGCAAGAAGAGACATGCTTGCTTTCACCAAAGCAAAACAGGCTTCAGGTTGTGCAACAAGTGCAGCCAAACCTGAGGTTTCTACTAGTAAGACCAGCAAAGATGTGATGGAAGAACAAAGGGTAATCATCAAAGGTGTGTCTAAAAGCCCACAAAGTGATCTTTTCCAGGCagaaatacaaaacaaagtgTTTCCCACTGCATCATCAACAgtagaaataaaatcagtgaaAGTTGTGACACCACCCATGATGAGCCTGAACAGAAAAGCAGAAACCCAGCAGAAATCTGAGGAtaagaaagataaaataaaagatgagaGGACCGAAGCAGAGTATGTCAATGTAACAGTACAATCAGATTCAACACACTTTATCCAGCATAATGAATCCGCGAAAcgaaaagaaaatgagaaagaTTTGAATGATTCTGGGAATGTGGGACCAAAGATATTTGCAGGTGAGGAAAAAGTTTTGGACTCTGTGTCTATGGAAGAAATTATTGAGAATGTCATTAAACCTGCTGGTTTTGATACCAAGCTCAGTTCATCTGGTGACTCAAAGATCACATACCATGTAGAGAAAACAGAGCAAGAGGATGGAAGTACAAAGACTCAGATAGTTCTGCAGTCAAAAATGGAAGAGGATCTGGATTTGACAGACAGCTCTGCTCTTGAGGAACTTCTTAATAAGGGGGTACATAAAGTTTCTCTGGAGGACATTGAAGGAACCCCAACAGGAAGCATGATTCAGAACCTTCTGCATCTTGGCCTTGAAGGTGAAAGTTTAGAAAACAAGTCGATTAAAGTGGAGATAATGGGGGCACCACTGGAATCTCATAGTGATGAAGGGAAAGCTGAAATTAAAGAGACAGTGGAGGTTAAGTCCAAGCCTTACTTTCAACCATCGTCCATGTTCTTTCACATTGAAGAACCAGACAATGAACCTCAACCAGCTAAACAAAACGAGAACACTGAGGAGTTTGGGAAAACCTCAAAGTATGTCAAGAGTGGATTTGTGCAGGTGCAGGAAGTTCCAAGAGATGAGAGCTTCCCATACTATTCTCAGGGCCAAGAAACACAAGAATACTTTGTTTCCACTCCTGAAGACAACATGTCTGAATCAGAGGAGGGTGGAGGATTTATGTCTTATGGACATTATGGGGTGGTGGAAGATCTTTCAGATGAGAGATACTTCCAGGAAGAAAATCTGCCTATAAAAAGGAGGTACTCTGATGAAGGGGAATATAACATCGAGTCCCCTGAATATGTCAAAAGAGACACTCCAGAAATTTCAGAGTGTTTTTTTGAAGAGGAGGTGCATGTTTCTCCCAGTATGCAGGAGTCAGTGCTGGAAATCCTACAAGAAGAGTCACTGGACCCCAGAGAACAGTTAAAGGAAGCACTGGAGCAGATAGGGGGCACTGTATCTGGAGCTCTAAAAGAAGAACTTGTTTCGTTCACCAAAGCTGGTCAAGGTTCTGAGAACCTGTCTGTTAACATCCAGAAGGTGCAGCAATCACCAGATGATCGAACAATGACCTTTGTGGCAGAGGTTAATAtttcccagagtctggaggattCTGGTCTGCTTCAAAATGAGGGAGATGACTTGTTACAGGAACAGGTGATGGCAGCACTGCGGTCTCCCAGCTCTGACTTCCACCAGGCACACTGTGCTGGAGTTGATGATGAGTATACCATCAGACTCACCACAGAGGAGCTCCAGAAAGGGGAAATGCCTTGGATGACCAGCCTTCAGGAAACTGAAGGCTTGCGCTCAGATCATGAAATTAGCAAGACAGAGAAGATCATCAGGCTGGGGCCTAATGAGAGGTCTTTCACATTTCAAATGGATATTAACAACAGCGCATCTGCACCAGGCATAGAAGGCATAAGTTCTCAGGATCAGAAAGATAATGGAGCCAATGTGCAAGAGTTTCTACAGACTGACCCCTCATTAAAGGTCTACCAAGAGAAAAAAATAGCTACTGTTTATCTTGAAAGGCCGCAGGAGGACTAA